The following nucleotide sequence is from Brachyspira suanatina.
ATCATATACTTACTAATCATTTTGAAATGCATTTTCTTGAATTACAGAAATATTTATCTAGTAATTCAAATCTTAAAGAAGAATTAGATGCTTGGTTTTATTTTTTAACAATCAAAGAAAAAATAGAAAAAATGGAGGAAATTATGGATATATTAGTTAAAAAAAATCCTATAATGAAAGAAGTTTATGATGAGTATAATAAGTTTGCAGATACAAAAGATTTATTTGAAAATTATGCAGAATATGAGAAGAATTATTTTGACATACTTGCATTAAGTGAAGAGAGAATAAGAGGAAGAGAAGAAGGTATAAAAGAAACCCAAATATCAATGGCTAGAAATATGAAAAATAAGAATATGGATATAAAGCTTATTAGTGAATTAACAGGATTAAGTATAGAAGAAATAGAGAAGTTATAATACTAATTATTGCTAGCGATAAACTCGCTTAAATGTAGCTTAAAACTAAAATCATCAGCCATTGGCTTATCGATTAAAAAATTAATAAGATAATTTATATATAATTTTTATTGATAAAATATTATTAATAAAATCAAAAATGTATTAATATAAACTTATAATTCATTATATTTTTTGTATATAGTATAAAGTTTTTTTATAGGATTGAAAATGAAAGATAATAAAAACTATTATACTATAATACCTTCAGCCGTAAGATACGATAAAAGATTAAAGCCATTATCAAAATTAATTTATGGTGAAATTACAGCACTTACCAATGATAAAGGTTACTGCTGGGCTAATAATAATTACTTCGCTGAAATTTATTCTGTGAGTAAGGATACAATTTCAAGAGCAGTAAGACAGTTAGAAGAATATAATTATATAAAATGCATTTATGATAAAACTAAGCAGAATAATGAAAAAAGAAAAATATATTTAAATAAAAAATTAAGTATATCAAAAATGCCTATACGGTGTAGTAAAAATTCTACAGACGGTATAGACAAAAAAGTCGAAGATAATAATAAAGATAATAACTTAAATAATAAAGAAAGTGAATCAGATAATAAAAAAGATAATATAAATAAAATAGATAAAAAAATAAATTCTCTCTCTAATAGTTTTGATTCATTTGTTAATGAGCTTATTAATACTTTTAATTTTCTTACAGGAAGCAAAGCTATTAAATTGTATCAAGTACATTCTTTTAAAACTAAATACAAACAGGAAGAAATAAAATCTATTTTCGATGATAGAAAATTTGATTGGAAGGAATGTATTAATTTAGCCAAGCAAAAAGTTAAAGACAAAGATAATTTATCAGGTATATGGCTTGATTTTCTAAGCTATTTAAAAATTTACTTGATTAAAGGCGACAGAGAAAACACTATTAAAAGACATTACAGTAAAGAAGAATTGATAAAAAGAGAAGAGAAGATTAAAGAAATAGAGCTAATTAAAATGCAGAAGGAAAGGGAGGAGAAATTAAAATTGCTTGAAGAAGAAAAAAGACTAGGCTTTGATAAGATGACTGAAGATGAGATTATTGAGTTTACTAAAAGAAATTTGATGTTTTTGAAGCATGCTTGATTATAATAAAATCTAAAAAATATCATTAATAGTAATTGAAATAATTTTATTTTGTTATATAATATTATAAAAAATTAGGGGAGCTTAAAAGCTGAGAGTAAGTTTAATAACTTAGACCCTTATAACCTGTTGGATAATGCCAGTGTAGGGAAATATTTTATTATCGAATAAGTTTTCTAAAATTATTTTCTTTTTAATTCTTATACACTCATTATTTTCATTAAGGTTTCTCTAAAATATTAATTTATATTTAAGGAAATTTTTATGGATAATGTTTCAAATTCTGAAAGTGTTTTAAACAGTAATGATTTAGCTAATATTAAATTTAGTAAATCAATTTATTTAAAGTTTATCATACTTAGTTTTATTGGTATATTTATGCTATTTATACCAATTAAAATAGGCGATGTTAAATCAATACCTATAGATCATTTAGTAAGTTTTATAAGAAAAATTCCTTTTGTAGATCCTTACTATGGTATATTGATAACTATGTTCGGCGGTATATATCCTTTTATAAATAAGTCTTGGAATAAAAATAAAACTGAAATAGTATTTTCATTTATTAAACTTACATCAATACCGTTTATTATAATGGCATATTTTGGATTAGGACCTGCTGATTTTCATAAACCTAATATGCTTCTTTTTTCTTATAATCTGCTCACTCAAATAGCATTGATTAATAGTATAGGTTTTATATTCTTATCATTTTTGGTAGATTATGGGCTTATGTCATTTGCCGGTATATTTATGAGATGTATAATGAAGCCTATATGGAAAACTTCTGGAAGATCATCTTTAGATGCTATAGCTTCATTTGTAGGAAGTTATTCTATTGCTCTTTTAATGACAAGTAAAGTTTATAAGAAAGGTTTTTATTCTAAAAAAGAAGCCTGTATAATAGCTACAGGATTTTCTACAGTTTCAACTACTTTTATGATAGTTGTTGCTAAGATGTTTAATGTTATAGATAAATGGAATATATATTTTTTTGGTACTATGTTAATAACATTTATAGTAACTGCTATAACTGTAAGACTTTATCCGTTAAGAAATAAACCTAGCGACGGATATATGGATAAAGAGGTTGTGGAAGAGCCTATATATAGAGGAGGAAATATTTTTAAACTGGCATTGAATGAAGCTGCTGAAGTTGCCAGTCATTCAGATAGTGTGCTAAATAGTGTTGTTAAGAATCTTAAAGAAGGACTTATAGTTTCTATTTCAGTAATGCCTAATTTTATGGCTATAACATTTATAGGTCTTTTAATAGTTAATTATACTCCTGTGTTTGATGTTATAAGCTATATATTTTTACCTGTTACTAAATTGCTTGGACTTGGAGATGAGGCTTATATAGTGGCAAAGGCTTGTTCTGTTACATTAGTTGAAATGTCATGTTCTTCAAGTATTGTAATGTATACTAGTCAATTTGCTAAGTCTATTGTTGCTGTGGTATGCGTTGCTGAGATTTTATATTTTGCTGCACCTATTCCTGTAATATTGGCTGTAGGAATACCTATAAAGATAAGAGATATGATGATAATATGGGTTGAGAGAATAATACTTTCATTGTTATTCGCTGTGCCTTTTGCATATTTCTTTCTCAGTTGATAATTAGTATATAATAAGTGGGAGATTAATTATGAAATACTATATTATAGATTCTTTTGCTGACGAGGTTTTCAAAGGTAATCCTACAGCCGTTTGTATATTAGAAAAAAATATTTCTCATAAACTTATGCAAAATATTGCTATGGAGAATAATATTTCAGAAACGGTTTTCACTATAAAGAATGGAAATAATTATGATGTGTATTGGTTTACTCCGAAATGTGAAATAGATTTCTGCGGACATGCCGTACTTGCTGTGGCTTATGCTATATTAAATTTTGCTGAAAAAGAATCTAATGAGGTGAGTTTAAATACTAAAGAGGGTATATTAACTATTAGAAAAAAAGATGAACTATATGAGATGGATACTCCTAATTATGATTTAAAGCCTATAGAAATTACATCAGATATAATAGAAGCAATAGGAGGAATAAAACCTTTAGAGGCTTATATAGGACGTGATATTGTATGCGTATTAGAAGATGAAAATCAGGTTATAAATGTAAAACCCAATTTAGAAATTATAAAGAAATTAGACGGACTTTTATTTCATATAACATCTGATGTAAAATATAAAGAAAATAATCAATATGACAGCATCACTAGAACTTTCGGTCCGAAATTGGACGCAGATGAAGTTGATGTATGCGGATCTGGGCATTGTCATATTATACCTTTGCTTTCAAAGAAATTGAATAAAGATTATTTTACTGCATTTCAGGCTTCTCCAAGAACAGGAGTTTTATATTGCGATATTAAAAATAATAAATTAAAAATAGCCGGAAAGGCATGTTTATATTGTGTTTCAGAGATTTTTATTTAAATTATAAGGAGTTATAAAATGAGTACATTACAAGAAGAAATATTTAATTCAATAAAAGAAATGAAAAGTAAAAGTCCATTAGTTCATAATATTACTAATTTTGTAGTTATGCAAATTACAGCTAATGCATTGCTTGCTGTGGGAGCTTCTCCTGTGATGACATTCGAGAAAGAAGAGTTTGAAGATATGCTTTCTATTGCTTCATCGCTCGTTGTTAATATTGGTACATTGACTAAAACTTCTATTGAAGCTATGCATAAGGCTTGCGAAACAGCAAATAAAAAAAATGTTCCTTTCGTGCTTGACCCAGTGGGAGCAGGTGCTACAAAATTGAGAACTAAAACTGCTATTGATTTGATTAAAAATTATAATCCTAAAGTTGTCAGAGGAAATGCTTCTGAAATAATGGTGCTTGCCGGAGAGAGTATAAAAACTAAAGGTGTAGACAGTACTGCTAATGTTAATATGGCACTTGAGGCAGGTAAGCATTTAGCCAAAGAATATAATACAGTTGTAAGTATAAGCGGTGAAACTGATATTATAACAGACGGAAATAAAGTTTTATATGTTAGCGGAGGTTCTCCTTTAATGCCTGTTAATACTGGTATGGGATGTACATCTACTGCTATAACAGGTGCTATGCTTGCGGTTGCCGAGCCTTTGATTGCCGCTTCTTCAGCTATGTGCATAATGGCTTCAGCTGGTGAAAAAGCTTCGAAGAAATGTGAAGGTCCTGCTAGTTTTGCTGTTGCTTTTATAGATGAGCTTTATAAACTTGATATTAATGATGCTGCCAATAGGGTAAAGGAATAAATATAAATAATAGTGGGAGTTTTTTGATTAAGCAATGGGCTTGAATATATTATTTAAGTTCATTGCTTTTTCTTTTATAATTTATTTTAGTATATATAAATATTTAGAAATTATCATTATTAATGCATAAATATTATTTAAACAATGGAATTAATAAAATAACTCCATTGTTTATTTTTTATTTAGTCTTTAATTTTGGATGCCATTATATTAGCTACTATTGAACCAGATATATTATGCCATACACTAAATATTGCTCCGGGTACTGTTGCTAATGCCATTGAAGCAAAATGAGTTGCAGCAAGTGAAGTTGCAAGTCCTGAGTTTTGCATTCCGACTTCTATTGATACAGCTTTACATTTAGCATTATTTAATCTGAATAATTTTCCTAATAAATAACCAAGCAAATAACCCAAACAATTATGAAGTATAACTACTATTATAACTAAATATCCAACCTGCATTAATCTTTGTGAGTTTGCTGATACAACGGCAGCTACTATTGCTACAATAGCAAGTACTGATATTAAAGGAAGTATTTCTTTTATGCTGTTTGTAAACTTATAAAAGAATTTATTTATTATGAAGCCCAAAGCTATAGGAAGTATAACAACCTGTACTATTGATACAAACATACTAACAGCATTAACATCTACCTTTTGTCCTGCATATAATAAAGTGAGTAATGGAGTTGCAAAAGGTGCAAGTATAGTTGATACTGAAGTCATACCCACAGATAAAGCCACATCGCCTTTAGCTAAGTATGTCATAACATTTGATGAAGTTCCTCCAGGACAAGTACCTACAAGTATTACTCCTACAGCAAGTTCAGGAGGAAGTTTGAATGCAATAGAAAGAAGAAATGCAAGTAAAGGCATTATAGTAAATTGTGCTATAGCTCCTATTATGATATCTTTCGGTCTTGTGAATACCACTTTAAAATCTTCAAGCTTTAATGTAAGCCCCATACCGAACATTACTATCATCAAGAGATAGTTAACATAACTTGTCTTTATAAAGCTTACTGTCTTTGGAAAGAATAATGATACAGCAGCTACTATTAATACTATCACAGCCATATACTTACCAAAGAAATTACTTATTTGTTTTAATGTTTTCATTTTTTTATCCTTTTTATAAATTATTTATTGTTTATTATTAAAATCTTCTAAATCGATTATAGCCTTTAATATCATTTCTTTATCAACCTTATACGGACTCATATTCAAGTCTTTGCCGGCAAGGGCTACTTCCAAAGCATTATTAAGTTCTTCATCTTCTAAACTTGCTTTATTTATTCCTATATCTTTTAAGCATGTTGGAAGAGATATAGATTTATTGAATCTGAAAATATTCTCTCTTTCTTCATATTGTTTGTCCATAGTGAGAAGTAATAATATGCCATAAGATACCAATTCACCATGAAGCAAATTATCTCCTATTCTTTTTACTTTTGTAAGTCCATGATGCATGCCATGTGCTAAAGATATATGATAATCATCTTTAGCCATTACTGATGTTAAGCCCGTTGTATATATTATATGAAGTATTAGTCTATTCAAAACTTCAGTAACTTTTTTATTTTGAAAATCGTTTATAGCTTCTGAATAATGTTTTAATATATCATTAGAACAGTTTTTTATTATCTCTACTGCTAAGAAATTTTTATAATTTAAATTCTCATTTCTTGTTGAGAATAATGATTCATACTGTTTAGAAACTGCATTACCTATACCGGCTCTGAAATAATTTTCAGGTGAATTTAATATGATATCAGTATTTATAAATGTATGTAAAGGAGGCCTTTTATCACTAAACATTTTTTTGAAGCTTCCGTCATTATTATAAACAACAGAAAGACTAGTTACAGCAGCACAATTTGAAGCCAATGTAGGAAAAGTAAATATAGGCTTATTTATAGTATGTGCTAAAACTTTTGAGGTATCTAATGATCTTCCTCCTCCTACAGCAAATATCATATCAGCATCTATTACTGCTTTCTTCTCTTTGAGGAAATCAACATTTTCAAAAGTGGATTTATCTCCGTAATGGAACATTCCTGTTATGGTTATATCTTTTGTATTATTTAATATTGCCTCTATTGATGCTTGAATAGATTTTTTACCTGATATTATAACAGCTTTTTTACCATAATTTGAACATATACTATATATATCTTTATAAGCATCGCTTCCTATACTAAAGTTAGGCAGAAATAAATTTTCTATACTCATTTTTTTATCCTTTAATTAATATTATTTTTTATTATTGTTATTTACTTTTTAAGTGATAAATTAGCATCTATTTTTATACTAACTTATCACTAATAAATTTTATTCTCTTGTTCTTGCCGCCATTATATTAGCAACTATTGAACCTGATATACAATGCCATACGCTTCCTATAGCACCAGGTACAGCAGCCAAAGCCATATAAGCAAAATGTGTTGAAGCTAATGATGAAGCTAATCCTGCATTTTGCATACCAACTTCTATAGATATAGTTTTGCATTTAGCATTATTGAATTTGCATACCTTTCCTAAGAAATAGCCAAGCATATAACCTAAAGTATTATGTATTATTATTACTATAACTACCAAGTGACCAACCTGCATAAGTCTTTGAGAGTTTGCAGATACTACAGCAGCTACTATTGCCACAACTGCCACTACTGATATTAAAGGAAGTACATCTTTGAAGTGATCAACAAATTTATGAAAGAATTTATTTATTATAAATCCTAATACTATAGGAAGTATAACAACCTGAAGTATTGATATAAACATGCTAACTGCATTAACATCTATTTTTTCACCAGCATAGAGTAGGGTAAGAAGCGGAGTTGCTAAAGGTGCAAGTATAGTTGATACAGAAGTCATACCCACCGACAAAGGCACATCACCTTTAGCTAAATAGGTTATAACATTTGATGATATTCCTCCAGGACAAGTACCAACAAGTATTACGCCTATAGCAAGTTCAGGAGGAAGTCTGAAAGCTAAAGAAAGTAAAAATGCAAGTAATGGCATTATAGTGAATTGTGCTATTGCTCCTATTGCTATATCTTTTGGTCTTGTGAATAATACTTTAAAATCTTCAACTTTTAATGTTATACCCATGCAGAACATTGCTGTCATAAGAAGATAGTTAACATAAGTTGTTTTTATGAAGCTTACAGATTTTGGGAAGAATAAAGATACTGCTGCTACAACCAATACTATAACTGACATATATTTACCGAAGAAATTACTTATTTGTTTTAATGTTTTCATTTTTAATTATCCTTTTTTATAATTTTATTTATTGTTATTTATTTTGTTGTTTTTATTTTTAATATTGTTTTCAAAATTAATTTTTAATAATCATACTTTTCTCCTTTAAAAAATTTTATTTAAAATAAATTTAGTCTAAGCTTATATCAGCTATAAACTAAACGATTTTTATCCTGGCTTAAAAGATAGATATTCAAGCAGTCTGTAATATTAATTTTTTATAATGACTTTTAGATTATTAGATTAATAGTGCTTATTTGATGTTATAGAATTAAGAATAATATCTATAACATCAATTTATTTTTTAATTTTAATTATTTTAATACAGCACCAGTATTAGCAGACTGAACAAGTTTTCTATATCTTCCAAGCCAGCCTCTAATTTCTTCTAAAGGTTTAATAGGAATCTCTTTTCTTCTTTTGTCCATTTCTTCATCAGAGATTTCTAAATTGATTTTATGATTAGGAATGTCTATACTTATGATGTCATTTTCTTTTATGAATGCTATTTCTCCGCCGCTTGCAGCTTCAGGTGAAACGTGTCCTATAGATGCACCTCTTGAAGCTCCTGAGAATCTTCCGTCAGTTATCAAAGCAACATCTTTATCTAGTTTCATACCAGCAAGTGCAGAAGTAGGGTTTAACATCTCACGCATACCCGGTCCGCCTTTTGGACCTTCATATCTTATAACAACAACATCGCCTTTATTTATTTTACCGGCATATATAGCAGCTATTGCAGATTCTTCGCTGTCAAATACTCTTGCAGGTCCTTTATGTACAAGCATTTCATCAGCAACAGCAGAACGTTTAACAACGCATCCGTCTTTAGCTATATTTCCCCAAAGTATTGCTATACCGCCTGTTTTACTGTAAGGGTTTTCTATATTTCTTAAAACATTATTGTTTTTATTAACAGCATCTTTTATATTTTCAGCTATTGTTTTACCTGTAGCAGTTAATAGAGAAGTGTTTATAAATCCGCCTTTATCAAGCTCTTTCATAACAGCAGGTATTCCGCCGGCTTTGTATAAGTCTTCTATATAGTTATGTCCGGCAGGTGCTAAATGACAAAGATTAGGAGTGCGGTCGCTTACTTCATTTATGATTTTTAAGTCTAATTCTATTCCTGCCTCATTAGCTATAGCAAGTAAGTGAAGTACGCTATTTGTAGAACAGCCTAATGCCATATCAACAGCAAGTGCATTTTTGAAAGATTCAGGAGTTATTATATCTAAAGGTTTTATATCTTTTTTTAATAATTCCATAACCTGCATACCGGCTTTCTTAGCAAGTAATGTTCTAGCAGAATAAACAGCAGGTATTGTTCCGTTTCCAGGTAAAGCTATACCTAATGCCTCAGAAAGACAGTTCATACTATTAGCAGTGTACATACCGGCACAAGAACCGCAGCTAGGACAAGTATTTTGAGCAAAATCTTCTAATTCAGCATCATTTATAAGATTAGCTTTTTTAGCTCCAACAGCCTCGAATATATTTGATAAGCTTACTCTGTCATCTCCATGATCACCAGGAAGCATAGCACCACCGCTTATTACTATTCCAGGTATATTCATTCTCAAAAGTCCCATTATCATACCAGGAACTATTTTATCGCAGTTAGGAACAAGAACTACTCCGTCTAATCCATGAGCTATAACCATACTTTCAACAGAATCAGCTATTAATTCTCTTGAAGGAAGTGAATATTTCATTCCTAAATGTCCCATAGCTATTCCGTCGCAAACTCCTATTGCAGGTATAAGTATTGGAGTACCTCCTCCTATTAATACACCAGCTTTAACAGCCTGAGAAAGTTTATCAAGATGTATATGTCCAGGTACAATTTCACTATATGCAGAAATAATTCCAATCAGAGGTCTTTTTAATTCTTCATCTGTATATCCCATAGAATAGAATAAAGATCTGTTTGGTGCTCTTTCATCACCTTTTAAAACTCTATCGCTTCTTAAAGAACTATTTTCTCTGAAACCCATAATTATTTCTCCATTTAATAAAAATTGTTAAAAATATACCAATGCATTCTATTAGTAGAATGATAAAAAATCAAGCATTTTTTTTTGATTTTTATAATTAAATTTTTATATGCTTGTATTTTTTACTTTTTTATTATATATTATTTAACTGTAGGGTTTTATTTTGTAGCCTTATTAAAATATCTTTATAAAAATTTTTTTTTCTTCTGTATAAAGAATTTTAGTTGGAGTTATCAATGTTTAAAAAAGTCGGATTGAAATTTCAAATCACAGCCATTATATTAGTTCCTATTATAATAATTATTATATTAGCAAATACCATAATTATGTTGTATGTAGGTAGAATAACTAAAAATTTATCTTATAAAATATTAGAGGAAACTTCGTTAAAAGAAGCTAATAATATAAAATTTAATATAGAAAAACATCTATATAATGTTATGGGGCTTAAGGTTAATATAGAAAATATTTATAATAGAGGAATAAGAGATAGAGCAAGTTATAAACAGTTAACTTCAGTATTTTTTAATAGCCTTCCTGATGATATAAATGGTTTATCCATAGCTTTTGAACCTAATTCCTTAGATAATGATGCAGATTATACCAATTCAGAATATATAGCTGCTAATGGAAGATTTAATTATTATATATCGAGAAACGGAGAAGCATATTTAGGTTTAGATACTTTTAATGTAGATTATTATACAGAACCTAAAAGAACAGGGTCTGTATATGTATCTGGGGTTTATAATTCTACAGTTAATACTGATACAGTATTATTTACATTATGTATTCCTATAATGCCTAATAATAAATTTATAGGCGTTATTTATGTTGATATATTTGTTGATTCTGTTGTTGCTTTATTAGGAAATATTAATATATTTGAAGATACAACTGTTGCCTTATATGATCAAAATGGACTTGTAGTATATGATAGTTATAATATGGATAATGTATCTAAAAATGTTTATGAAGTATATCCTCATTATGAAGATTATAATGTTTTAGATAATATTAAAAATGGTAAATCATTAATGATAGAGGGATATAGTGATGTTTCTAAGGAAAGTCTTTTATATGCATTTACACCAATAGAGATATCTAAAGGTGTTTATTGGTTTTTAGAATTAGCTTCTTCAAAAAATGTAGTATTGAAGGATAGTATTGTTATGAGAAATGTTCTTCTTATAATTTTGATTTTGATAATTGTTGTACTATTCTTAATTATTCCATATATTATAGGAAGAAAGGTTTCAAATATAATAAATGAATTATCTAGAGATATTTTAGCTATGGCTGAAGGTGATTTAACTAGAGAAATACCTAAAGGATTTGAAAAAAGAAGTGATGAATGGGGCGATATAGCAAGAGGCTGGGATAAGGCTATGAAAAATTTTAATAATGTAATAAATACTGTTAAAAATTCAGCAGAGCAAGTTTCTACAGCAGCAAATGAAGTTTTAATAGGAAATAATGATTTATCACAAAGAACAGAATCTCAAGCCTCTAGTTTGGAAGAGACAGCAGCATCTATGAATGAAATGGCTAGTGCTATTAAAGAATCTGCTGAAAATGTATCTACTAGTACAAATATGGTATCAGAAGCTAAAGAACATTTAATCAAGGCTGGTAATATTGTAGAGGATAGTGTAAGCAAGATGAATGATGTTTATGAGTCTAGTAATAAAATTATGGATATTACTAAACTTATAGAAGGAATTGCATTTCAGACAAATATACTTGCTTTGAATGCCTCTGTAGAAGCAGCACGTGCCGGAGATCAGGGAAGAGGTTTTGCTGTTGTTGCAAGCGAGGTAAGAAATCTAGCACAAACTACGCAGGAATCAGTAAAAAATATTACTTCATTGATAACAGACAGTAATGAAAAAATAAATTTAGCTGCTAAGAGTGTTCAAGAGTCAAAAGAAATATTCGATGAAATTTCAGATAAAATGGACAAGGCTTCATCTTTGATGGATAGAATAAATATAGCTGCTCAGGAACAAGAAAAAGGAATAGAGCAAATCAATATAGCTATAAGTAATATGGATGGTGCTGTTCAAAAAAATGCTGCTTTAGTTACTGAGGCTACTTCTGCTTCTGAATCATTACTTAGTGAGGCTAATGAATTAGTGAGATCTATAGAGTATTTCAAATTAAAATTCTAATTTAAATATAATTGTTATATATGTTTCATAATATCCTGATGCTGTATTAAAAAATATAGTATTAGGATATTTTTATAATGTAAATATATTGTTTTAAATGTTAGAGTAGTATAAAATAATGTTAGATAAATCTAAAAAAGGAGTTTATTATGCCTATAATAAAAGAAGAAACAGTAAAATTATTAAATGATCATTTAAATGAAGAGCATTATTCAGCAAATCTTTATTTTAATATGGCTGGTTGGTGTGAGAAGCAGGGGCTTAAAGGATGCAGTAAATTTTTATATAACCATTCATCAGAAGAGCATACTCATTTAGAAAAATTTAGAGAATATATTAATAAAGCCGGAGGTCAAGCTATAATGGGAGAGATGAAAGCTCCTGAATGTAACTTTCATTCTGTGGCAGAGTTATTTGAGAAAGTAATTAAGCATGAAGAGTATATTACTAATTGCATCAATAAATTAGTTGGTATAGCAATGGATAATAAAGATTATGTAACATTGAAGTTTTTGGAATGGTTTGTTGAAGAACAGCTTGAGGAAGAAGAACTATTTAATGATATTATCAAAAAAATAAAAATCCTAGGAGATTTAGAAGGAAGAAATCTCTATACATTTGATAAGTTTGTAGGTAATTTAGATACTCAGGAACATAACTCATAAGCTTTAATATATAGCATTTTAATATACTGCCTATTTCATGATTTTTATTAATAAATTATGAAATAGGTATTTTTGATGATATTATAAATTAAAGCATTAATAT
It contains:
- a CDS encoding helix-turn-helix domain-containing protein → MKDNKNYYTIIPSAVRYDKRLKPLSKLIYGEITALTNDKGYCWANNNYFAEIYSVSKDTISRAVRQLEEYNYIKCIYDKTKQNNEKRKIYLNKKLSISKMPIRCSKNSTDGIDKKVEDNNKDNNLNNKESESDNKKDNINKIDKKINSLSNSFDSFVNELINTFNFLTGSKAIKLYQVHSFKTKYKQEEIKSIFDDRKFDWKECINLAKQKVKDKDNLSGIWLDFLSYLKIYLIKGDRENTIKRHYSKEELIKREEKIKEIELIKMQKEREEKLKLLEEEKRLGFDKMTEDEIIEFTKRNLMFLKHA
- a CDS encoding YjiH family protein is translated as MDNVSNSESVLNSNDLANIKFSKSIYLKFIILSFIGIFMLFIPIKIGDVKSIPIDHLVSFIRKIPFVDPYYGILITMFGGIYPFINKSWNKNKTEIVFSFIKLTSIPFIIMAYFGLGPADFHKPNMLLFSYNLLTQIALINSIGFIFLSFLVDYGLMSFAGIFMRCIMKPIWKTSGRSSLDAIASFVGSYSIALLMTSKVYKKGFYSKKEACIIATGFSTVSTTFMIVVAKMFNVIDKWNIYFFGTMLITFIVTAITVRLYPLRNKPSDGYMDKEVVEEPIYRGGNIFKLALNEAAEVASHSDSVLNSVVKNLKEGLIVSISVMPNFMAITFIGLLIVNYTPVFDVISYIFLPVTKLLGLGDEAYIVAKACSVTLVEMSCSSSIVMYTSQFAKSIVAVVCVAEILYFAAPIPVILAVGIPIKIRDMMIIWVERIILSLLFAVPFAYFFLS
- a CDS encoding PhzF family phenazine biosynthesis protein, whose protein sequence is MKYYIIDSFADEVFKGNPTAVCILEKNISHKLMQNIAMENNISETVFTIKNGNNYDVYWFTPKCEIDFCGHAVLAVAYAILNFAEKESNEVSLNTKEGILTIRKKDELYEMDTPNYDLKPIEITSDIIEAIGGIKPLEAYIGRDIVCVLEDENQVINVKPNLEIIKKLDGLLFHITSDVKYKENNQYDSITRTFGPKLDADEVDVCGSGHCHIIPLLSKKLNKDYFTAFQASPRTGVLYCDIKNNKLKIAGKACLYCVSEIFI
- the thiM gene encoding hydroxyethylthiazole kinase — encoded protein: MSTLQEEIFNSIKEMKSKSPLVHNITNFVVMQITANALLAVGASPVMTFEKEEFEDMLSIASSLVVNIGTLTKTSIEAMHKACETANKKNVPFVLDPVGAGATKLRTKTAIDLIKNYNPKVVRGNASEIMVLAGESIKTKGVDSTANVNMALEAGKHLAKEYNTVVSISGETDIITDGNKVLYVSGGSPLMPVNTGMGCTSTAITGAMLAVAEPLIAASSAMCIMASAGEKASKKCEGPASFAVAFIDELYKLDINDAANRVKE
- a CDS encoding bile acid:sodium symporter family protein, which encodes MKTLKQISNFFGKYMAVIVLIVAAVSLFFPKTVSFIKTSYVNYLLMIVMFGMGLTLKLEDFKVVFTRPKDIIIGAIAQFTIMPLLAFLLSIAFKLPPELAVGVILVGTCPGGTSSNVMTYLAKGDVALSVGMTSVSTILAPFATPLLTLLYAGQKVDVNAVSMFVSIVQVVILPIALGFIINKFFYKFTNSIKEILPLISVLAIVAIVAAVVSANSQRLMQVGYLVIIVVILHNCLGYLLGYLLGKLFRLNNAKCKAVSIEVGMQNSGLATSLAATHFASMALATVPGAIFSVWHNISGSIVANIMASKIKD
- a CDS encoding iron-containing alcohol dehydrogenase family protein, whose translation is MSIENLFLPNFSIGSDAYKDIYSICSNYGKKAVIISGKKSIQASIEAILNNTKDITITGMFHYGDKSTFENVDFLKEKKAVIDADMIFAVGGGRSLDTSKVLAHTINKPIFTFPTLASNCAAVTSLSVVYNNDGSFKKMFSDKRPPLHTFINTDIILNSPENYFRAGIGNAVSKQYESLFSTRNENLNYKNFLAVEIIKNCSNDILKHYSEAINDFQNKKVTEVLNRLILHIIYTTGLTSVMAKDDYHISLAHGMHHGLTKVKRIGDNLLHGELVSYGILLLLTMDKQYEERENIFRFNKSISLPTCLKDIGINKASLEDEELNNALEVALAGKDLNMSPYKVDKEMILKAIIDLEDFNNKQ
- a CDS encoding bile acid:sodium symporter family protein → MKTLKQISNFFGKYMSVIVLVVAAVSLFFPKSVSFIKTTYVNYLLMTAMFCMGITLKVEDFKVLFTRPKDIAIGAIAQFTIMPLLAFLLSLAFRLPPELAIGVILVGTCPGGISSNVITYLAKGDVPLSVGMTSVSTILAPLATPLLTLLYAGEKIDVNAVSMFISILQVVILPIVLGFIINKFFHKFVDHFKDVLPLISVVAVVAIVAAVVSANSQRLMQVGHLVVIVIIIHNTLGYMLGYFLGKVCKFNNAKCKTISIEVGMQNAGLASSLASTHFAYMALAAVPGAIGSVWHCISGSIVANIMAARTRE